In a single window of the Nicotiana tomentosiformis chromosome 8, ASM39032v3, whole genome shotgun sequence genome:
- the LOC138897583 gene encoding uncharacterized protein — translation MTRERVSGATFDEVVDIARQIEMVRGHERIEMEAKRPRGQGGFSGAPYGGQFQHGRGRPLRHAQPSRPVHPGASSDHGSHNSYQVHSSLSALLAQNSSRTPSVQGSSMPGIVSVCHRDASVLFDPGSTYSYVSSFFTHFLDMPRKSLVSSVHVSTPVGDTIVVDRVYRSCVVSIEGLETQKDLLLLSMVDFDVILGMD, via the exons atgaccagagagagggtgtctggtgctacttttgatgaggttgtcgacattgctcggcagattgagatggttcgcggtcatgAGAGGATTGagatggaggccaagaggcctcgaggacagggaggatttagtggtgctccttatgggggtcagttccagcacggcagAGGCCGTCCATTAAGGCATGCTCAGCCATCCCGCCCAGTTCACCCTGGTGCATCATCGGACCATGGTTCTCACAATTCTTATCAGGTCCACTCATCGCTCAGTGCCCTTCTAGCCCAGAATTCGTCACgtactccatcagttcagggctcctctatgccag gtattgtctcagtttgtcacagagatgcctctgtattatttgaccctggttccacttattcatacgtTTCCTCATTTTtcactcattttctggatatgcctcgtAAGTCTCTAgtctcatctgttcatgtatctactccggtaggcgatactattgttgtggaccgcgtgtatcgatcatgtgtggtgtCTATTGAGGGTCTGGAGACCCAAAAGGACCTTTTgctactcagtatggttgactttgatgtgatattgggtatggactag